The Procambarus clarkii isolate CNS0578487 chromosome 4, FALCON_Pclarkii_2.0, whole genome shotgun sequence genomic sequence gtatataaattaacgtaaatataaattcatataaattaaataaatataaatctcacaggtcggttcccacacaaatctactggcagtgaggtgaggggaagctgtgctggactgcgaggtgtCGGCAGTGTCAGTGAGAGTAGAGGAtgacgacggaggtacctgtgtgtgggaactgttcatcaggagaccagaagccaggatcaggaacctcagcatccctcaacagaggaagAGTCGACTTCTTGGTTGGAATGatataaggtagataattgtccctccctttaccccttttgatctaggcgagctagggtattttatatgttgtgaacatttctactcatcattttattgtctaagtgacagaaTATTAAGCTAGGAGCCAAGAGCTcatttaggtgtgtgtgtgagcattaaGGCAGGaatgttagtgatcctggaggtggtagctggtgtgcaaagagccagcaacgaactctgaaacCCCGAGCTGATCGCATTGctagaggcggggggggggggggggggaggacagtcAGGACGTTTTGAGTGTTGGAGCTGTCAGCTGATCATGCTGCCAGAGGCGCAATGTGTGTGCCTGCAACTCTAGGTGTGGACCCAGCCAGCTGATTGTGTTGCCAGAGGCGTGTCAAGAAGAGTGTTGCCACCAGCGGATGATTCCACTAGTAACCAATTTCTTTATGCattttatatgtgtatatatgctttttcttcagtaaacttttaaactaactgatgagtttaagtgagcctccattctctagggctatatatataattatgagaccattagtgacaccttgtaCTGCACATGACATTGCATCCTTAATTAAGATTACCAataagaccactgacgtgttgctgggacacgagtataaacacccagctgccGACCTTAGAACAGGCCAGATAAAGAAGGAGAAAACGTCCCAGTGCCAGGACGGACAGGTTCAGGTGGGTCACAGGTAGACTTGAACCTCCCCTCTCGCTtggggtgtataaggccagcccttagttgactgggggagcccaagggcgagcagtgACGCCTGatactgaggggctaagacccgtgggaCGACCCCAACTACAGGTTGGAAGGGGGTGAACCCTAACAGTGGCGGCCTTGCCAGGATACATCGAACAACAGTGGACAAAGGATTGCAAGTGCAGGGCAAGTATATTAAGGTCGATATTGGTCTCGGTTTACACTGCTCGATAGTGTATTCCGTGTATACGGTTACTCAATAGCCTAGAGATGGAGGATGAGAGAGTAAAGAAGTTTATTGAGTCGAGGGACGAGCAGGagttggaagagtgcaccaaggctcaGCTGCAGCTAGTGGCGGACAATTTTGGGTTGAGATTGCGGTCCTCCAGGGTGGCAGAGCGTCGGATTGAGATCATGACCCAAGAGGACGCTTCCAGGGAAGGACCGCCCCAAGTACCTGCCAGTGTTGGCGGGAACCAAAGCGACGAAGGCAGCAGTAGGGGATCCAGCGGTGGTAGCAAGAGAAGCATGATGCTGGAGGTAATGAAAATGCAGCTTGAAGCTCAGCTGAAGCCTGAGGAGTGTGAAGCTCAGATGGAGTGAGAGGAGCGTGAAGCCCAGCTGAAGCGGGAGGAGCGCGAGGCTCATCTGAAGCAAGAGGAGCGTGAGCGCGAAGCCCAGCTGAAGCAGGAGGAGTGCGAAGCTCAGCTGAAGCAGGAGGAGCGCGAGgctcagctgaagcgtgaggagtgcGAAGCCCAACTGCaacgagaggaaggagagagacaactgcgacgggAAGAAATAAAAGTGAAGAAGGAGGTTGAGATGCATCTGGCAGAGCGCAGGCTGCCCTCGGTGTCTGCTCGGCGGGATGACCCCAAGGTCCGGAAACGCGACCTACCAACCTTTGACCCTCTTGAGGCCGAAGCTTTCTTCGACCATTTTGAGAGGATAGTGACATTGAAGGAATGGCCGGAAGAGGATTGGGCTGCGTTAGTGCAGAGTAGGTTGACAGGCGAGGCCAGGGAAGCTTATAACATGTTGGACCTTGAGGAATGCGCCGTTTACGACATGATCAAGAAAGTTGTGCTCCAATCGGATCGACTAACCCCGGAGGTTTACAGGAAATGCTTCCGTGAGTGCACAAGAGCTTCCGGAAGGTCATATGCTAAAACTGCTCAGAACATGGAGCGCAGGTTCCTGCAGTGGCTGAAGGCTGAAGAGGTTTAGACGATGGATGAGCTGAAGCAGTTGATGGTGATGGAAAGATTCATGTCAATGCTCCATCCAGAGCTAAGGGTCAGGATCAACGAGGCAGGTATTAGAGAACTTAAGGATGCTGCAGACAGAGCCGACCTGCTGGAAGAAGCACTACATCTCGGAAAGGAGGGACCGCCCAGGCACTCGCCTTACCCAAGGTTCGGGGGAAACGTCAAGAGTTCAAGAGGAGAGAGGACGGGCggagactctcccaagagtagttaaCACAGTGAGGTGAGTCGGTCCAAGAGTTCAGGGGAACCGGTGAGGAAACCCCAAGGGGGGGAACGCCGGGACTGGTGCTGGAGCGAGGAACGCTGCCAGGGAGACAACGACCGGGGGCGCGAGGAGGATCCATGGGACGGCAGTTTCCGGGAGTGTGGCTCAAGTGACAGGTGGAGAGTCGCCTCCTAGGAGAGTCAGGTGTTTTAATTGTGGCGGGCGCAGACATTTCGCACGTGAGTGTGGTCGCCCAAGGCAACGTGGAAATGTGGCACTGGTCAGAATGGACGACCAAGGAGCCAAGAATGTGTTGAGCAGACCTCCACTAGAAAGGGAGGAAAAGATCCATCCATTTATTTGTGAAGGTACTGTGAAGATAAAAGGGGCCGACCCCATTCCAGTGAAGATGTTGAGAGATACTGGAGCAGACTTTAACCTGGTGAGTGAGACCCTATTCCCTGAAGGATATGAggacaccagtgtgggggtggccatGGTGACCACTGTGGGTGGCCCAGTGAGAATGCCCCTTCACGAGGTTATTTTGGACTCTGATTACGGCTGCAAGACCCTAGTGGTAGGGGTCTGCGCCTCGATGCCTAAGATGGAGGCCCAGGTCATTCTGGGAAATGACTCATGTGGGGGATGTGTACTCCCAAACCTCGTTAAGGGCGAGGAGTGTTTGGAACACTATTGAGAGGGAGGCAGTGCATCGGACACCTAGGGAAACGCGAGGAAGATCGCTGAGGGAGCGTTCCCTGTGTGCGCAGTATTACCGAGACAGAGTGTCAAAGGCGAAACAAGTGGATCTGGTCAGGCTGGAAAGGACGTGCCTGACAGCCTAGGAATCGAGGAATCGATCGACTCTTCGAGGAACCTGGAGGACAGATGGAGTGCAGTGGGAACCCGGATAACGGAGTACAGATaactctcaccagtcctctagAGTTGGATCGCACTCGACTGGGCGAGCTGCAGCGGGAGAAATTTCCCGAGTTGATACGAGAGGCCGTGGGAGGTTGCGCTGGAACCTAGACTGCTACGCATTTCTACTTAGAAGAGGGGATGCTGATGATGCAGTGGAGGCCAGTGAGGACGGAGGCCGATATGGAGGCACTGGGAGTGAAGCACCAGGTAGTGTAACCGACTCGATGCAGAGAAGCAATGCTGGAGTTGGTGCACTCAGTGGACCCTGCAGGACAGCTAGGAGTGACCAAGACGCTGAGCCGGATCAGGGAACACTTCTATTGGCCGGGAATGGACGCCGACGTAAGACGTCATTGTAAAACGTGTCTTCCTTGTCAGAGGGCTGGAAAGAACGTGCCGACAATACCGAGGGGCCCCTCTGGTTCCTGTCCCTGCTTTCGGACAGGCGTTTGAGCGTCTACTGATATACGGTGTGGGACCCTTGCCCCGAAGGAAGAGAGGGAACAACTACTTGCTGACGATTATGGGTGCGTCAAAGAGGTTTCCGGAAGCGGTCCCAGTGCGGCAGCTAACATCAAAGAGTATTATGGGACAGCTCCAACgtttttttctcttgggtggggatacCCAAAGAGATTCAGACTGATTGTGGGAGTGTGTTCCAGTTGAGATGGTTTAGACAAACTATTGCAAGCTGGGGGAAACCCAGATTCGGTCTTCGCCCTACAGACCGCAGTCACAAGGAGCGACTGAAAGGTTCCACTCGACCTTGAAGACcatgttaagagtgttctgcgccgAACAAGGAGCAGAATGGAATGAGGCCGTGTATCCAGCGTTATTTGTGATACGGAACGCAGTTGtggagtctctgggattctcaCCGTTTCAACTCGTGTATGGGCACGAGGTTCGTAGTCCCCTATCGATGCTGAAGGAACAGCTGACGTCGGGAGTGGCCATGAAAACAGTCGACGAGTATGTGTATAAATTCAGGGAACGAATTGGAAGTGCGAAGAAGTTGGCGGCCGAATATCTGAGGAGGGCCCAGAGGAAGATGTCCGATTGGTATGATCGGAAGGCCGTCCCAAGGGAGCTTCAGGTTGGGACCCGGGTGATGGTACTGCTGCCCGGAAGGAGCAAGGTGACTGAACCGCGTTTCGAAGGACCATACAGGGTTGTAAAGTGGATAGGATAGGTGAACTATGAAATCAGCAAGCCGGACTGACCCCGTAAGATGCAGATGTGTCATATAGATCGTCTGAAGCCGTATTTCCAGGAAGAAGGGAAGGCCACCGTTCGGAACGGGACGATGCGACCAGAAGGAGAGGGCAGAACAGTTATGTGTATGAGCCTCAACCAAGAATTACCGGAGGAAGAAGGAAAATGGGCCCGTGCTGATGGCACTCATGTCTCCAACACCGAGAGTCTAGGAAGCATCGAAGAGAAGTTACAACATCTGAAAGGGAAGCAGAGGGCCGAATTGATGACCATTTTGAGGGAGAATGAGTCTATTTTCACGGACGTGAAAATAGACtcattgttgtgtttgttggtaaAGAAGAGCGACGGGACATGCCGTTTTTGTACGGATTATCGGAAGGTAAACACCATCACCGTGTCGGATTCTCATCCTATTCCACGCGTGAATGATTGTATCGACCAGGTAGGCAACGCCAGGTACGTGTCGAAGGTCGATCTCTTGAAAGGGTATTACCAGATATCACTGACCCCGGAGGCGAGGAAGATTTCTGCTTCCGTCACGCCGGACGGGCTATATCAGTACAAGGTGCTGCCGTTCGGATTGAGAAACAGCGGCAGTTGCTTCCAAAGAATGATGAATGAGGTGCTTCGGGGGGCCGAAGGATGTACGGTGTATATAGATGACATCGTAGTGTACGCTGACAGTTGGGAGACACATTTAATCCGACTCAAGGAAGTGTTCAGGAGGC encodes the following:
- the LOC138370952 gene encoding trichohyalin-like; amino-acid sequence: MEEENKLLKIALEEVKVNSNINDYNRLDKHDLATMKLKLELAKLEREQQQEVIHMREREAALKKDEQEREAVLAKEALQLREREAAIRKEEQEREAALKEREAAIRKEKQERETVLLRERERVQLEAKHRHLEMQREHNKNLEMEDERVKKFIESRDEQELEECTKAQLQLVADNFGLRLRSSRVAERRIEIMTQEDASREGPPQVPASVGGNQSDEGSSRGSSGGSKRSMMLELKREEREAHLKQEEREREAQLKQEECEAQLKQEEREAQLKREECEAQLQREEGERQLRREEIKVKKEVEMHLAERRLPSVSARRDDPKVRKRDLPTFDPLEAEAFFDHFERIVTLKEWPEEDWAALVQSRLTGEAREAYNMLDLEECAVYDMIKKVVLQSDRLTPEVYRKCFRECTRASGRSYAKTAQNMERRFLQWLKAEEV